The region ACAGTCAACGACTAATCCGTCAACCTTTTCAGCAAGATCCGCACCTCCCGCCTGGAAATTGACTCCTTCTCTATTGCCCGCGCGCCCGGCCGTCACCCTTCACCGGTGACCGGCCCGGACAGGTCCAAGCGGTCTCGGGAGCCCGCTTCCGAAGCAAGCTCGGAACCATTTGAACAGAGGGACGTCATTTTGAATTTCACCGTCGGGCAGACCCTGGTGTACCCGCACCACGGCGCCGTCACCGTTACCGATATTTCCCCCATGACAGTCAAGGGAGTGGAGCGGGAAACCCTGACCTTCCGCGTCCACGCGACTGAACTGACCATCAAGCTCCCGGCGGACAACGCCGAAGACGTAGGGGTACGTTCCGTCATCGACGACGCCGGCGTAGAGGCCGTGTTTACGGTGCTTCGCGGACCCGTGGGGATGGAACCGGACAACTGGTCCCGGCGGTTCAAGGCCAACGAAGGCAAAATGTCCACCGGTGAACTTCGCCTGATCGCAGAAGTTGTCCGCGACCTGTGGTGCCGCGAGCGGACCCACCCCCTGTCCACCGGGGAAAAGCGGATGCTGCTGAAGGCCAGGCAGCTGCTTGTCTCCGAACTTGCCCTGGCCCGATCCTCGTCAGCGGAGGACGCCGGTGACCTGCTCGATTCCGTCCTGATGGAAACGGTTAGCGAGCCGGAGCTGGCGACCAGCTAGTTCCCGGCCGCCGCTTCCCGTCCTTCCGCATTCCACCGACGTGCGGAAGGACGGGAAGGCTGCGGAAACTGCCCGTTTTGGCTCAGGACGCGCTGGCGTTGTATCAAGGAAAGTAGGACGGTTTCCGCTTCCCGCGGGGACCCTCCGCTGCGGATCAAGAGAACTTCGAGGGCCTTGAAGCGAGGGCCCGGAAAGGCGCCCGTGAACTTTCCCTGCACCTGCTTTTGCCAGCCCGTGCCCGGCACCGGCCGGCTGGGGATCGAACTTTATGACCCGTTTTGCCTGGTGCGCCAGCACCGGGTGGCGGCCTCCACCAACCACGAGCCCACGTATCGGCACGGGCAGGGCAGCTGGTAGGCATTGACGTGGTTTCCGGCTGCAGCCTGAAGGAAACCTTGGAACAGCAAACAGGTCCATCCTGTAACATTCCTTGGACTATGGATGACCCTCCCTCACATAAACCCATGCCCCTCCCCGTCCTGACCGACCTGCAGACCGTGCCCACTCCGGCTGCACCGGCTATCACGAGAGAGGGGCAGCCCCATGTATGAATGGCTCATGGTCGGCGTAGGATTGCTCCTCACCGTCGGCACCGGACTGTTTGTCGCCTCCGAATTTGCGCTCGTCAATTTGGACCGTGCGGACCTTGAGTCCCGCCGCGACAAGGGCGAAAAACGCCTCAATCCCACAATCAACGCGCTGAAGATCACCTCCACCCATCTTTCCAGCGCACAGCTCGGCATCACCCTGACCACCCTGCTGACCGGGTACACCTTCGAACCTGCAATCAGCTCGATGCTGCGCTCCCCGCTCACGGCGCTGGGCCTGCCGGAGGGGATGGTGCCGGGCGTCGGCGCCGTCGCCGGCATTTTCCTCGCCACCATCTTCTCGATGATCATCGGCGAACTGGTTCCCAAGAACTTTGCCCTGGCGCTCCCCCTGGCCACCGCCAAGCTGGTAGTGCCCTTCCAGACCGTTTTCACCACGGTGTTCAAGCCCGTCATCCTGCTGTTCAACAACACGGCGAACGCCATCATCCGGTCCTTCGGCATCGAACCCAAGGAAGAGCTCTCGGGCGCACGCAGCGCCGAAGAACTCAGCTCCCTGGTTCGGCGTTCAGCGCTGGAAGGCGTGCTGGACCTGGACCACGCCGTGCTCCTGAACCGAACTTTGCGCTTCGCCGAACACTCCGCGGCGGACGTTATGACCCCCCGGGTCCGCATGCGGACGGTCCACGAGTCCGACACTGCCGAACAGGTGGTCGCCGTTGCCACGGCAACCGGCTATTCCCGCTTCCCCGTGATCGGACGCGATTCGGACGACGTTCTGGGCGTGCTGCACCTCAAGCAGGCCTTCGCCGTACCGCTGGCCGCACGGACCTCCGTCACGGCCGCAGAACTCATGGTGGAACCGCTGCATGTACCCGAGTCCATGGGCGTTGACACGCTGCTGGGACTGCTGCGCGCCCAGGGCCTGCAGGTCGCGATCGTGTCCGACGAGCACGGCGGCACCGCCGGCATCGTCACCCTCGAAGACCTCGTGGAGGAGATTGTGGGCGAACTCGAGGACGAACACGACCGCGCGCGCGTCGGCGTCGTCCGCACGGGCCGCGCCATCACCTTCGACGCCTCGCTCCGGCCGGACGAACTCCTGGACCGCACCGGCGTCGAGGTTCCCGACGGCGAGGAATATGACACCATCGCCGGTTTTGTCACGGACGTACTGGACCGGCTGCCGGAGCTGGGCGACGAAGTGGAAATCGAGGGCGGCACGCTCCGTGTGGAACGGGTGGTCCGCAACCACATCGAACGCCTGCGCTTCACCCCGTCGGGCTCGCTGGAGACCCCGGTGAGCGCCCATGACCGCATTGTCGACTCGCTGACCAAGGACCTGACCCATGAGTGAATACCTGCCCGGAATCATCTGGCTCGTAGTGCTGCTGGTGGTCAACGCGTTCTTCGTCGGTGCTGAATTCGCCGTCATCTCGGCCCGCCGGTCACAGATTGAACCCAAGGCCGAAGCCGGCAGCAAGGCCGCGAAAACCACCCTGTGGGCCATGGAGCACGCCACGCTGATGCTGGCGACCAGCCAGCTTGGCATCACCGTCTGTTCCCTGGTCATCCTGAATGTCTCGGAACCGGCCATCCACCACCTGCTGGAGATTCCGCTGGGCCTGACTCCGCTGTCCGCAGACGCCATCGGCATTATCGCGTTTGTGGTGGCGCTGCTGCTGGTGACGTTCCTGCACGTGGTGGTGGGTGAAATGGTGCCGAAGAACATCTCGTTCTCCGTGCCCACCCGCGCCGCACTGCTGCTGGCTCCGCCCCTGGTGATCGTGTCCCGCATTGTCCGTCCGATCATCTGGACGCTGAACGGCATAGCAAACGGTGTCCTGCGCCTGTTTCGGGTGGAGCCCAAGGACGAAGCCACCAGCGCCTACACCCTGGACGAGGTCGCGAACATCGTGGAGCAGTCCACGCGTGACGGTGTCCTTTCAGACCGCAGCGGTACCCTGACGGCCGCGTTCGAGTTCACGGAGAAGACCGTGGCCGACGTCGAAGTTCCGATCAGCCAGATGGTGCTGCTGCCCGAGACCGCAACCCCTGCGGACCTGCAGCAGGCTGTGGACGTCCACGGTTACTCGCGGTACATCCTCACCAACGACGACGGCGATCCCGACGGCTACCTTCACCTGAAGGACGTCATGGACCTCACCACGCCGGACGAGTTCGCCGCATCGGTGCCCGCCAAGCGGATCCGCCGCCTGGCGTCCGCTTACCGGGGCAGCGAGCTGGAGGATGCCCTGGCCACCATGCGCCGCACCGGCGCCCACGTGGCTCGGGTTTTTGACGCGAAGGGCAACACCACGGGTGTCCTGTTCCTCGAGGACATCATCGAAGAGCTGGTGGGCGAAGTCCACGACGCCACCACCGTCTAACGCCTAGCGCCTGCGTTTCCACCAAGGCCGCCGCTGCTCCGGCTCCGGAGCGGCGGCGGCTTCTTTTTCGGCTTCCTCCGCCTTCCGTTCCCGCCAGCGCTGCACTTCCTGCTCGACGTCGCGGGTGCGCGTGATAACGGGCGGACCTCCTTCGAGCTGGCGGCGCGCATCGATGACACGCGCATTGAAATCCTGGACGATCTCCCGAACCTGCTTTTCGGTCCACCGCGTGTCCAGCCGAGCGTCCAGTTCCGCGTCTTCCGTGCGCAGCAGGATGGCCTTGGGTCCCAATCCAGTCACGTTCTCGCGCTGCATCAGCCCCTTGATCCACCAGTCCGGATCATGGCCGTCGCCCAGGTTCGGGATAGGTTTTCCGGCGTACTTCAGGTTGTCGAATTCGCCCCGGGCCATGGCATCCCGAACCAGATAATCGGCTTTGGCGGCGTCGTCGACTTTCCGGCGCTTGTGCCGCAGCCCTTCCTCGGCCTCTGCACGCTGGAGGTCTTCATCGTCGAGCCCTCCGCCGGCCGCCGCCGCCCGCAGCTGTGCGGCCCGTTCCATCCTGCGCCGGTACTGCTCAACGCCCCTGCCGTCCATGATCTCCCGCCGCCTAACGTGTCCCGTGTGGTGTCTTAACCGATTCGGACCTCTCCGGTATTCCTACTAAGGACCAACGGCAGACACGACGAAGGCGTGCCCGGTTCCGCGCTACTTCCGCAGCCGGCGCACCACGGCGCCGACGGCGGTAGCCGCCCCCGCACCGGCCAGCAGCCACGGGCCGCCGACGATGATCGGGTCGATCCACTGGTGATTGACGTCCGCCCGCTTCCGGCCCACCCGGGAGGAGACGCCGTGGCGGGTGAACTCGCTCAGCACCCCGGTCTCCGTGATCGGATTATCCGGGTGCAGGGTCGCGAAGGAAGCAAGATGGCTCTCCACGGCGTCTACGCGGTCCGCGGCGAGCAGGATCAGCCAGTGGGCCGCACGGGCCTCGCTGTACCGGCGGTAGGCGTACCGGCGCATCACGCCGGACAGTCCCTTGGGCGGGCAGGCGGTGCCGAACACCGGGGTGAGGAACTTGTGCTCGATCGAGCGCTCCCGCGGGAACTTTTCTTCCTGCCGTTCCGGGAATTCCCAATGCGCGCCGCTGAGGGTGGGATCAAACTGCAGCTTGGGCACGGCAGGACGGTCCCGAGGATCGAGGTCAACACCCCAGCCCGGGATCCGCGCGCGCAGTTCCTCGCTGGACGGGGTTCGGGTCGGCTTTTGCGGCGTGTAGGCCATTGCAGTGTCCTTCCTTTCAGGAACCGGGGACGATGACGGGCTTGATGCAGTTATCCAGCTTGGCGGAGAACATGTGATAACCCTCGGCGATGTGCTCCAGCGGAATCCGGTGCGTGATGATCTCGCTGGGCTTGAGGTAGCCGGCCTTGATGTGCTCGAACAGGCGCGGCCACTGCCGTTTCATCGGCGTCTGGTTCATGTTCAGCGTCAGGCCCTTGTTCAGTGCGTCTCCGAACTTCACGGCGCTGAAGAGCGGACCGTAGGCGCCCATGACGGACACGGTGCCGGCCTTGCGTACCGAGTCGATCGCCCAGTTGAGTGCCACTGCGGACCCTCCCTGCAGTTTGAGCTTCGTGCCCGTAACCTGCTGCAGGAAATTACCGTCAGCCTCGGCTCCCACGGCGTCGATTGCGACGTCGGCACCCAGGTAGTCGGTGATCTTCTTCATGTGCACCACAATGTCGTCGTACTCGGTGAAGTTGTAGGTCTCGGCGTGGGCGAAGGTCCGGGCCTTTTCGAGCCGGTAGTCCAGGTGGTCAATCACGATCACCCGGCCGGCGCCCATCAGCCAGGCGGACTTGGCGGCGTACAAACCCACCGGGCCGGCACCGAAAACCACTACGGTGTCACCTTCGACGATGTCCCCCAGCTGGGCGCCGAAATAGCCCGTGGCGAGTGCATCGGTGCACATCAGGGCGTCTTCTTCGTCCATCCACTCGGGGATGAGGGAGGGTCCGACGTCGGCGAACGGGACCCGGACGAACTCCGCCTGGCCGCCGTCGTAACCGCCGGTGGTGTGCGAATAGCCGTAGAGACTGCCTACGGCCGTGGCGTTGGGGTTGACGTTGTGGCAGTTCGAGTAGAGCCCCCGTGCGCAGAAATAGCAGGATCCGCAGTAGATGTTGGCCGGGACCATCACACGGTCCCCGACCTTGAGGTTCTGCACGGACGATCCGACTTCCTCCACCACTCCGATGAACTCGTGGCCGAACGTCGTGCCGACCCGGGTATCCGGCATCAGGCCGTGGTAAAGGTGCAGATCGGAGCCGCAGATGGCCGCCCGGGTGACCCGCACGACGGCATCATTGGGGTGCTCGATCGGCGGTATGTCCTTTTCTTCCACCCTCACCTTGTAGGGCCCTCGGTACACCATCGCTCGCATTGGACAGTCTCCTCGCTCTGAAGCCGGATCTGGCCCCTTAACGATAAGCAGACTTACTAACTTTGCAAGCTTGTACCCGGCCCAGCCGCCGGCAGCTTCACGGTGAAGACGCTTCCCCGCCCCGCCTCGCTGCTGAAGTCGATGCTCCCCCCGTGCTCTTCCACAATCCTGCGGGTGATCACCAGGCCCAATCCTGCCCCGGGGATGGCCGC is a window of Arthrobacter sp. zg-Y1171 DNA encoding:
- a CDS encoding zinc-dependent alcohol dehydrogenase translates to MRAMVYRGPYKVRVEEKDIPPIEHPNDAVVRVTRAAICGSDLHLYHGLMPDTRVGTTFGHEFIGVVEEVGSSVQNLKVGDRVMVPANIYCGSCYFCARGLYSNCHNVNPNATAVGSLYGYSHTTGGYDGGQAEFVRVPFADVGPSLIPEWMDEEDALMCTDALATGYFGAQLGDIVEGDTVVVFGAGPVGLYAAKSAWLMGAGRVIVIDHLDYRLEKARTFAHAETYNFTEYDDIVVHMKKITDYLGADVAIDAVGAEADGNFLQQVTGTKLKLQGGSAVALNWAIDSVRKAGTVSVMGAYGPLFSAVKFGDALNKGLTLNMNQTPMKRQWPRLFEHIKAGYLKPSEIITHRIPLEHIAEGYHMFSAKLDNCIKPVIVPGS
- a CDS encoding CarD family transcriptional regulator encodes the protein MNFTVGQTLVYPHHGAVTVTDISPMTVKGVERETLTFRVHATELTIKLPADNAEDVGVRSVIDDAGVEAVFTVLRGPVGMEPDNWSRRFKANEGKMSTGELRLIAEVVRDLWCRERTHPLSTGEKRMLLKARQLLVSELALARSSSAEDAGDLLDSVLMETVSEPELATS
- a CDS encoding DUF1992 domain-containing protein, whose protein sequence is MDGRGVEQYRRRMERAAQLRAAAAGGGLDDEDLQRAEAEEGLRHKRRKVDDAAKADYLVRDAMARGEFDNLKYAGKPIPNLGDGHDPDWWIKGLMQRENVTGLGPKAILLRTEDAELDARLDTRWTEKQVREIVQDFNARVIDARRQLEGGPPVITRTRDVEQEVQRWRERKAEEAEKEAAAAPEPEQRRPWWKRRR
- a CDS encoding hemolysin family protein translates to MYEWLMVGVGLLLTVGTGLFVASEFALVNLDRADLESRRDKGEKRLNPTINALKITSTHLSSAQLGITLTTLLTGYTFEPAISSMLRSPLTALGLPEGMVPGVGAVAGIFLATIFSMIIGELVPKNFALALPLATAKLVVPFQTVFTTVFKPVILLFNNTANAIIRSFGIEPKEELSGARSAEELSSLVRRSALEGVLDLDHAVLLNRTLRFAEHSAADVMTPRVRMRTVHESDTAEQVVAVATATGYSRFPVIGRDSDDVLGVLHLKQAFAVPLAARTSVTAAELMVEPLHVPESMGVDTLLGLLRAQGLQVAIVSDEHGGTAGIVTLEDLVEEIVGELEDEHDRARVGVVRTGRAITFDASLRPDELLDRTGVEVPDGEEYDTIAGFVTDVLDRLPELGDEVEIEGGTLRVERVVRNHIERLRFTPSGSLETPVSAHDRIVDSLTKDLTHE
- a CDS encoding hemolysin family protein; translated protein: MSEYLPGIIWLVVLLVVNAFFVGAEFAVISARRSQIEPKAEAGSKAAKTTLWAMEHATLMLATSQLGITVCSLVILNVSEPAIHHLLEIPLGLTPLSADAIGIIAFVVALLLVTFLHVVVGEMVPKNISFSVPTRAALLLAPPLVIVSRIVRPIIWTLNGIANGVLRLFRVEPKDEATSAYTLDEVANIVEQSTRDGVLSDRSGTLTAAFEFTEKTVADVEVPISQMVLLPETATPADLQQAVDVHGYSRYILTNDDGDPDGYLHLKDVMDLTTPDEFAASVPAKRIRRLASAYRGSELEDALATMRRTGAHVARVFDAKGNTTGVLFLEDIIEELVGEVHDATTV